The Pyrus communis chromosome 2, drPyrComm1.1, whole genome shotgun sequence genome includes a window with the following:
- the LOC137726281 gene encoding chromatin remodeling protein EBS-like, with protein MARTRPGKKESRDVDSYTIRGTNKIVRAGDTVLMRPSDTGKPPYVARIEKIEGESRGGMKVRVRWYYRPEESIGGRRQFHGAKELFLSDHYDVQSAHTIEGKCTVHSFKNYTKLENVGAEDYYCRFEYKAATGAFSPDRVAVYCKCEMPYNPDDLMVQCEGCKDWYHPACVAMTIVEAKKLESFLCSECSAEGDGKKPQNAVPAAVAKLEPKRRKK; from the exons ATGGCCAGAACCAGACCAGGAAAAAAGGAGTCAAGGGACGTGGACTCTTACACTATCAGGGGCACCAACAAAATCGTCAGAG CTGGGGATACCGTCCTGATGCGCCCGTCGGACACCGGAAAGCCGCCGTACGTGGCGCGCATCGAGAAGATCGAAGGTGAAAGCCGAGGCGGCATGAAAGTGAGAGTGAGGTGGTATTACAGGCCGGAGGAGTCGATTGGAGGGCGGCGGCAGTTCCATGGAGCCAAAGAGTTGTTCTTGTCCGACCACTATGATGTGCAGAGCGCTCACACCATTGAAGGCAAGTGTACAGTGCACTCCTTCAAGAACTACACTAAGCTGGAGAATGTTGGAGCTGAAGATTACTACTGTAGATTTGAGTACAAGGCTGCTACTGGAGCGTTCTCGCCCGACCGAGTTGCTGT GTATTGCAAGTGTGAGATGCCGTATAACCCGGATGACCTCATGGTACAATGTGAGGGGTGTAAGGACTG GTACCATCCTGCTTGTGTGGCCATGACTATTGTGGAAGCAAAAAAATTGGAAAGCTTTTTGTGTTCCGAGTGTTCAGCTGAAGGGGACGGGAAAAAGCCCCAGAATGCAGTTCCAGCAGCTGTTGCGAAG CTCGAGCCCAAGCGCCGTAAGAAATGA
- the LOC137725183 gene encoding protein STRUBBELIG-RECEPTOR FAMILY 8-like: MAVHPFAYSLSVTRWLIEFVLIASALAALPLVSGTTDASDVQALQVLYTSVNSPSQLTGWKSSGGDPCGESWKGVTCEGSAVVAVEVSGLGLSGTMGYLLSDLLSLRKFDLSDNNFHDTIPYQLPPNLTSLNLARNNFTGNVPYSIANMVSLSYLNVSRNSLSQSIGDIFAHLVNLATLDLSLNNFTSDIPSSFSSLSNLSSLYMQNNQLTGSLNVLTGLPLTTLNVANNHFSGWIPRELSSIRTFIYDGNGFDNGPAPPPPPYIPPPPGRTTKNRSHSGSGTPPQGSDGQSRDSKKGLAVGALVGIILGSVFVALIVLLALAFCIRKNKREDRTPRASGGNVSARTNNVNTEMQEQRVKSTAAVTDIKPPPAEILVVDRLHSKNGSTKRIKAPITATPYTVASLQTATNSFSQEFLIGEGSLGRVYRAEFSVGKVMAIKKIDNAALSLQEEDNFLEAISNMSRLRHPNIVTLAGYCAEHGQRLLVYEYVGNGSLHDVLHFAEDGSKTLTWNARVRVALGTARALEYLHEVCLPSVVHRNFKSANILLDEELNPHLSDCGLAALTPNTERQVSTQMVGSFGYSAPEFALSGVYTVKSDVYSFGVVMLELLTGRKPLDSSRSRSEQSLVRWATPQLHDIDALAKMVDPALNGMYPAKSLSRFADIIALCVQPEPEFRPPMSEVVQALVRLVQRASVVRRSSDESSFGYKTPDHEAIDMSF, translated from the exons ATGGCTGTTCACCCTTTTGCTTACTCGCTCTCTGTGACTCGCTGGCTCATTGAGTTCGTGCTAATCGCCTCGGCTTTGGCTGCTCTGCCTCTCGTTAGTGGCACCACTGATGCTTCGGATG TTCAAGCACTTCAAGTTTTGTACACCTCGGTAAACAGTCCTTCTCAGCTTACCGGTTGGAAAAGTAGTGGCGGTGATCCATGTGGAGAGTCATGGAAAGGGGTAACTTGTGAGGGCTCAGCTGTTGTTGCAGT AGAGGTTTCCGGGTTAGGTCTCAGTGGAACTATGGGATACTTGCTTTCCGATCTGCTATCGTTGAGAAAATT TGATTTGAGTGACAACAATTTTCATGATACAATCCCGTATCAGCTACCTCCAAATCTTACAAGCCT AAATCTTGCAAGGAACAACTTCACGGGAAACGTACCTTATTCTATTGCCAACATGGTTTCTCTTAGCTATTT GAATGTTAGCCGTAACTCACTATCCCAGTCGATTGGTGACATTTTTGCTCATCTTGTGAACCTTGCAACCTT GGATCTATCTCTTAACAACTTCACCAGTGATATTCCTAGTTCCTTTAGTTCATTGTCCAATCTTTCTTCCCT CTATATGCAGAATAATCAGTTGACTGGTTCTCTCAATGTTCTGACGGGTTTGCCTTTGACTACTTT AAATGTTGCGAACAACCATTTCAGCGGGTGGATACCTAGAGAGCTTAGTTCAATTCGTACTTTTAT TTATGATGGAAATGGTTTTGATAATGGTCCTGCTCCTCCGCCACCACCATATATCCCACCTCCCCCAGGAAGAACTACTAAGAATCGCAGCCATTCTGGATCTGGAACACCCCCACAGGGATCTGATGGCCAATCACGTGATTCAAAAAAAGGGCTGGCTGTCGGGGCTTTGGTAGGGATAATTCTGGGTTCTGTTTTTGTTGCACTCATTGTCTTACTTGCTCTTGCTTTTTGCATTCGCAAAAATAAAAGGGAGGACAGGACTCCAAGAGCTTCTGGTGGAAATGTCTCTGCTCGCACAAATAATG TAAATACTGAGATGCAAGAGCAGAGGGTAAAAAGTACCGCTGCTGTAACTGATATCAAGCCCCCACCCGCAGAAATATTGGTGGTTGATAGGTTACATAGTAAAAATGGATCGACAAAAAGGATAAAGGCACCTATCACTGCTACTCCTTATACTGTTGCCTCTCTCCAAACAGCAACAAATAGCTTTAGTCAAGAATTTCTTATTGGTGAAGGTTCTCTTGGTCGTGTTTACAGAGCAGAGTTCTCTGTTGGAAAG GTAATGGCCATTAAGAAAATTGACAATGCAGCACTATCCTTGCAAGAGGAAGATAATTTCCTTGAAGCTATTTCAAATATGTCGCGCTTGAGGCATCCAAACATTGTTACATTGGCTGGATATTGCGCAGAGCATGGACAGCGTCTTCTAGTCTATGAGTATGTAGGAAATGGGAGCTTGCATGACGTTCTTCATTTTGCTGAAGACGGCAGTAAGACTCTGACTTGGAATGCCCGTGTTAGGGTAGCACTTGGCACTGCTCGAGCTTTAGA GTACTTGCATGAAGTTTGCTTACCTTCTGTTGTACATAGAAACTTCAAGTCAGCAAATATTTTACTTGATGAAGAGCTTAATCCCCACTTATCTGACTGTGGGTTAGCTGCTCTAACGCCAAACACAGAGCGACAG GTTTCAACTCAGATGGTAGGTTCATTTGGTTATAGTGCTCCCGAATTCGCCTTATCAGGAGTATACACTGTAAAAAGTGACGTCTACAGCTTTGGGGTGGTTATGCTCGAGCTGCTGACTGGTCGGAAGCCACTAGACAG TTCAAGGTCAAGGTCAGAACAATCACTTGTGAGATGGGCTACTCCCCAACTACATGATATAGATGCCCTAGCAAAAATGGTTGATCCGGCTTTAAATGGCATGTATCCGGCAAAGTCACTTTCACGTTTCGCCGACATCATTGCACTTTGTGTTCAG CCGGAACCTGAATTTCGGCCTCCCATGTCCGAAGTTGTGCAAGCACTAGTCCGCTTAGTACAAAGAGCAAGCGTGGTCAGACGTTCAAGTGATGAATCTAGTTTCGGATACAAGACCCCCGATCATGAAGCAATTGACATGTCGTTTTAA
- the LOC137726387 gene encoding uncharacterized protein isoform X1, translated as MALSVSRRLLRSFGSVLASGRCDFSTNLYPSSFRASLGKDFCGHAPGDILLSGELSAVFKPGSFFLANRRLSTSNPTPESSGGAFPSNLLSAKPVVASERSIGLCQDLVIPVTNFHYEDKGFTVLAGDVFDVPIRKDIIHRVVLWQLAKRQQGTHSTKTISEVSGTGRKPWNQKGTGRARHGTLRGPQFRGGCTMHGPKPRSHEIKLNKKVRRLGLKIALTARAAEGKLLVFEDFEVPTHKTKNIVNYVQQMEGSKKFLLVDGTKTEDGKQMLPEKLKLATQNLHYVNVLPAIGLNVYSILQHDTLVMTRAAVNEIVKRMHTPINR; from the exons ATGGCTTTGTCGGTATCCAGAAGGCTTTTGCGTTCATTTGGTTCTGTATTGGCATCAGGCCGCTGTGATTTTTCAACTAATTTATATCCATCATCATTTCGTGCTTCTCTCGGTAAGG ATTTTTGCGGCCATGCTCCCGGGGATATCTTACTTTCTGGAGAATTGTCAGCTGTTTTCAAG CCTGGATCATTTTTTCTAGCAAATCGAAGGCTTTCAACCTCCAACCCAACTCCCGAATCAAGTGGAGGTGCCTTTCCCTCTAATTTATTGTCAGCAAAGCCTGTGGTTGCATCAGAGCGTTCTATAG GGCTCTGTCAAGACCTTGTGATTCCAGTGACAAATTTTCATTATGAAGATAAGGGCTTCACAGTTTTGGCTGGTGATGTTTTCGATGTACCTATTAGGAAGGATATTATTCATCGGGTTGTACTATGGCAGCTAGCAAAACGGCAACAG GGAACACATTCAACAAAAACTATTAGTGAGGTTAGTGGGACTGGGAGAAAGCCATGGAATCAGAAGGGTACTGGTCGAGCGAGGCATGGAACATTACGTGGTCCCCAG TTCAGAGGAGGATGCACAATGCATGGTCCTAAGCCGCGAAGCCATGAAATTAAGCTGAATAAGAAGGTTCGGCGTCTAGGACTAAAGATTGCTCTGACAGCTCGAGCAGCAGAGGGAAag CTTCTGGTTTTTGAAGATTTTGAGGTCCCCACGCATAAAACCAAGAATATTGTAAACTATGTCCAGCAAATGGAGGGCTCCAAGAAATTTTTGCTGGTGGATGGTACTAAAACAGAGGATGGTAAACAAATGTTACCCGAAAAGCTCAAGTTGGCTACACAAAATTTGCATTATGTGAACGTGCTGCCCGCAATT GGTTTGAACGTCTACAGCATCCTGCAGCATGACACACTGGTGATGACCCGAGCAGCTGTAAATGAAATTGTCAAGCGGATGCACACTCCAATCAACCGTTGA
- the LOC137726387 gene encoding uncharacterized protein isoform X2 yields the protein MALSVSRRLLRSFGSVLASGRCDFSTNLYPSSFRASLDFCGHAPGDILLSGELSAVFKPGSFFLANRRLSTSNPTPESSGGAFPSNLLSAKPVVASERSIGLCQDLVIPVTNFHYEDKGFTVLAGDVFDVPIRKDIIHRVVLWQLAKRQQGTHSTKTISEVSGTGRKPWNQKGTGRARHGTLRGPQFRGGCTMHGPKPRSHEIKLNKKVRRLGLKIALTARAAEGKLLVFEDFEVPTHKTKNIVNYVQQMEGSKKFLLVDGTKTEDGKQMLPEKLKLATQNLHYVNVLPAIGLNVYSILQHDTLVMTRAAVNEIVKRMHTPINR from the exons ATGGCTTTGTCGGTATCCAGAAGGCTTTTGCGTTCATTTGGTTCTGTATTGGCATCAGGCCGCTGTGATTTTTCAACTAATTTATATCCATCATCATTTCGTGCTTCTCTCG ATTTTTGCGGCCATGCTCCCGGGGATATCTTACTTTCTGGAGAATTGTCAGCTGTTTTCAAG CCTGGATCATTTTTTCTAGCAAATCGAAGGCTTTCAACCTCCAACCCAACTCCCGAATCAAGTGGAGGTGCCTTTCCCTCTAATTTATTGTCAGCAAAGCCTGTGGTTGCATCAGAGCGTTCTATAG GGCTCTGTCAAGACCTTGTGATTCCAGTGACAAATTTTCATTATGAAGATAAGGGCTTCACAGTTTTGGCTGGTGATGTTTTCGATGTACCTATTAGGAAGGATATTATTCATCGGGTTGTACTATGGCAGCTAGCAAAACGGCAACAG GGAACACATTCAACAAAAACTATTAGTGAGGTTAGTGGGACTGGGAGAAAGCCATGGAATCAGAAGGGTACTGGTCGAGCGAGGCATGGAACATTACGTGGTCCCCAG TTCAGAGGAGGATGCACAATGCATGGTCCTAAGCCGCGAAGCCATGAAATTAAGCTGAATAAGAAGGTTCGGCGTCTAGGACTAAAGATTGCTCTGACAGCTCGAGCAGCAGAGGGAAag CTTCTGGTTTTTGAAGATTTTGAGGTCCCCACGCATAAAACCAAGAATATTGTAAACTATGTCCAGCAAATGGAGGGCTCCAAGAAATTTTTGCTGGTGGATGGTACTAAAACAGAGGATGGTAAACAAATGTTACCCGAAAAGCTCAAGTTGGCTACACAAAATTTGCATTATGTGAACGTGCTGCCCGCAATT GGTTTGAACGTCTACAGCATCCTGCAGCATGACACACTGGTGATGACCCGAGCAGCTGTAAATGAAATTGTCAAGCGGATGCACACTCCAATCAACCGTTGA